One window of Methanogenium organophilum genomic DNA carries:
- a CDS encoding V-type ATP synthase subunit E, with product MGVEEIIARMNADAAEEATRIIRAADNEVSLILSEGEIAADAVYTTISDDGRREAAARRRKILARAQLAARGGVREAREDGIDRCFSGAKEQLSHLPGMPIYPEVLQRLIAEGLEIVGPGECQVLFREGDRDAVESALAEFPGIGMAFLQEMSRDRRGGGLVVACGSRLCDQRFSARCERMRERLTRETACILYGGND from the coding sequence ATGGGTGTGGAAGAGATCATTGCACGGATGAATGCGGATGCAGCTGAGGAAGCTACCCGTATCATTCGTGCGGCAGACAATGAGGTGTCCCTTATCCTCAGTGAGGGCGAAATTGCAGCAGATGCGGTATACACAACCATCTCTGATGATGGCAGGCGGGAGGCTGCGGCACGGCGCCGGAAGATTCTTGCACGGGCACAGCTTGCGGCACGGGGCGGGGTGCGGGAGGCACGCGAAGACGGCATCGACAGGTGTTTTTCCGGTGCAAAAGAGCAACTCTCTCATCTTCCCGGTATGCCAATATATCCGGAAGTGTTACAGCGACTCATTGCGGAGGGACTGGAGATCGTTGGACCCGGTGAGTGTCAGGTGCTCTTTCGGGAGGGAGATCGGGATGCCGTAGAATCGGCCCTCGCGGAATTTCCGGGAATTGGCATGGCCTTCCTTCAGGAGATGAGCAGAGACCGGAGGGGTGGCGGCCTTGTGGTCGCCTGCGGAAGTCGCCTGTGTGATCAGCGGTTTTCAGCCAGATGTGAACGAATGCGTGAGCGCCTGACCCGTGAAACCGCGTGTATACTGTATGGTGGCAATGACTGA